A region from the Triticum aestivum cultivar Chinese Spring chromosome 3D, IWGSC CS RefSeq v2.1, whole genome shotgun sequence genome encodes:
- the LOC123079806 gene encoding uncharacterized protein: MEAAAAAVACRGGVVLARARPGHRSRRHGVGAGAGPAARRRFLVVASLGEAPSAPSRSAVAVAHEIAQAADEDVASVRVVLMMAVGPASTAIPPPPDDHANTVRVTFVLEKKCAFGQRFLVVGDDPALGLWDPAKATALDWSAGHVWTARADLPANRLVEFKFLLQDPSGHVRWQHGGNRALQVTEASNALVVYEDWDDAGCQEVSEAALHLPIGAEETDALLLADDGRTDDGDQETYEGFMHAEKAPAAAEASLHAETTWVHGMNRPQFTLQKDEKIPEELRRRANMAAAQNGGLASAGINGDDIILYEEAANRPASMFENDMVWIGKALQGLLRNLGFHIGTTKT, from the exons ATGGAagccgcggcggcggccgtggcGTGCCGAGGAGGCGTGGTGCTCGCGCGGGCACGCCCCGGTCACCGGTCCCGGCGCCACGGCGTAGGCGCGGGAGCCGGACCCGCCGCCCGACGGAGGTTCCTCGTCGTGGCGTCGCTCGGAGAAGCCCCCTCCGCGCCCTCGCGCAGCGCCGTGGCGGTCGCGCACGAG ATCGCGCAGGCCGCCGACGAGGACGTCGCCTCTGTCAGAGTTGTGCTGATGATGGCCGTCGGCCCAGCCTCGACCGCAATCCCGCCGCCCCCCGACG ATCACGCGAACACGGTGCGCGTCACGTTCGTGCTGGAGAAGAAGTGCGCGTTCGGGCAGCGGTTCCTCGTCGTCGGCGACGACCCGGCGCTCGGCCTCTGGGACCCGGCCAAGGCGACCGCCCTGGACTGGTCGGCGGGCCACGTCTGGACGGCGAGGGCG GATTTGCCAGCGAACAGGCTGGTCGAGTTCAAGTTCTTGCTGCAGGACCCCTCCGGCCACGTCCGCTGGCAGCACGGCGGCAACAGGGCTCTGCAGGTAACCGAGGCCTCCAACGCGTTGGTCGTGTACGAAGACTGGGACGACGCCGGGTGCCAGGAAGTGTCGGAGGCGGCATTACATCTGCCGATCGGAGCGGAGGAGACCGACGCGCTGCTGCTGGCAGATGATGGCCGGACCGACGACGGCGATCAGGAGACCTACGAGGGCTTCATGCATGCCGAGAAGGCACCTGCGGCTGCAGAAGCTTCCCTGCACGCGGAAACGACGTGGGTACATGGAATGAACCGGCCACAG TTTACCTTGCAGAAAGACGAGAAGATTCCAGAGGAGCTTCGCAGGAGAGCAAACATGGCGGCAGCACAAAACGGCGGCCTTGCTTCTGCCGGAATAAACGGCGACGACATCATCTTGTACGAGGAAGCTGCGAACAGGCCGGCCAGTATGTTCGAAAACGACATGGTCTGGATCGGGAAAGCCCTCCAGGGGTTGCTCCGGAACCTTGGTTTCCACATCGGCACAACAAAAACATGA